A region from the Vulpes lagopus strain Blue_001 chromosome 5, ASM1834538v1, whole genome shotgun sequence genome encodes:
- the LOC121490833 gene encoding charged multivesicular body protein 3 isoform X2: MIRSRKAVSKLYASKAHMNSVLMGMKNQLAVLRVAGSLQKSTEVMKAMQSLVKIPEIQATMRELSKEMMKAGIIEEMLEDTFESMDDQEEMEEAAEMEIDKILFEITAGALGKAPSKVTDALPEPEPSGAMAASEDEEEEEALEAMQSRLATLRS, from the exons ATGATCAGGTCAAGGAAGGCTGTGAGCAAGCTCTATGCTTCCAAAGCTCACATGAACTCTGTGCTCATGGGGATGAAGAACCAGCTGG CGGTTTTGCGAGTGGCTGGTTCCCTGCAGAAGAGCACAGAAGTGATGAAGGCCATGCAGAGTCTTGTGAAGATCCCAGAAATCCAGGCCACCATGAGAGAACTTTCCAAAGAGATGATGAAG GCTGGCATCATAGAAGAAATGTTGGAGGACACTTTTGAGAGCATGGATgatcaggaagaaatggaagaagcagCAGAAATGGAAATTGACAAAATTCTCTTTGAAATCACAGCAG GGGCCTTAGGCAAAGCACCTAGTAAAGTGACCGACGCCCTTCCAGAGCCTGAACCCTCAGGAGCGATGGCTGCATcggaagatgaggaggaggaagaggctctGGAGGCCATGCAGTCCCGTCTGGCTACACTTCGCAGCTAG